The following are encoded together in the Paludisphaera mucosa genome:
- a CDS encoding deoxyhypusine synthase family protein: protein MKMLEFVLKNYKNFNARATRDATLAYWRHVESGGKMFWAVAGAMSSAQLGITLAPAIRAGLIHGMSVTGANLEESLFRLVAHHSYKDFPEYRYFAKKDDTKILEERMRRVTDTSIPEDEAFRAVEKFIVPMWKEAAAKKTRKFWHEYFYDLVLTIGDDLYEGDPEECWLLAAARARLPLVVPGYEDSTFGNIFASHVKLGECEASIAKSGIEYMADFYDRYRELSEGRGIGFFQIGGGIAGDFPICVVPSIKYDLEEPVKPWAYFCQISDSTTSYGSYSGATPNEKITWDKLTEDTPMFVIESDATIVAPLMLSALLECKEHPGKAKKLIEAATGEGKAHAGAAK from the coding sequence ATGAAGATGCTGGAATTCGTCCTCAAGAACTACAAGAACTTCAACGCGCGGGCCACGCGCGACGCGACCCTCGCGTACTGGCGGCACGTCGAGTCGGGCGGCAAGATGTTCTGGGCGGTCGCCGGCGCCATGTCGTCGGCGCAGCTCGGGATCACCCTGGCGCCGGCCATCCGCGCCGGGCTGATCCACGGCATGTCGGTCACGGGCGCCAACCTCGAAGAGTCGCTCTTCCGGCTGGTCGCCCACCACAGCTACAAGGACTTCCCCGAGTACCGCTACTTCGCCAAGAAGGACGACACCAAGATCCTCGAAGAGCGGATGCGGCGGGTGACCGACACGAGCATCCCCGAGGACGAGGCCTTCCGCGCCGTCGAGAAGTTCATCGTGCCGATGTGGAAGGAGGCCGCCGCGAAGAAGACGCGGAAGTTCTGGCACGAGTACTTCTACGACCTCGTCCTGACGATCGGCGACGACCTCTACGAGGGCGACCCCGAGGAGTGCTGGCTCCTGGCCGCGGCCCGCGCCCGGCTGCCGCTGGTCGTCCCCGGCTACGAGGACTCGACGTTCGGCAACATCTTCGCGTCGCACGTCAAGCTGGGCGAGTGCGAGGCGTCGATCGCCAAGTCGGGCATCGAGTACATGGCCGACTTCTACGACCGCTACCGCGAGCTGTCCGAGGGCCGGGGCATCGGCTTCTTCCAGATCGGCGGCGGCATCGCCGGCGACTTCCCCATCTGCGTCGTCCCCTCGATCAAGTACGACCTGGAAGAGCCGGTGAAGCCCTGGGCGTACTTCTGCCAGATCTCCGACTCGACGACGTCGTACGGCTCGTACTCCGGGGCGACCCCGAACGAGAAGATAACCTGGGACAAGCTGACCGAAGACACGCCGATGTTCGTCATCGAGTCCGACGCCACCATCGTCGCCCCCCTGATGCTCTCGGCCCTGCTGGAATGCAAGGAGCACCCCGGCAAGGCCAAGAAGCTCATCGAAGCCGCGACGGGCGAGGGCAAGGCCCACGCCGGCGCCGCGAAGTAA
- a CDS encoding ArnT family glycosyltransferase, producing MSSAPPADEAARQKGPPPSRDRRSPLREALMIGLLALTLNLVGNGRVSLWDRDEPRYAGATREMRASGDWVHPTFNAEPRYHKPILIYWLMLAGTALGGDGPFGARLVSAVMGTATVILAWGWTRRVLGARAGRLAGLVLATMPLMVAESKLCTTDATLAFFYVGCQLALWELWTRPSRGAAAAFWALLGLAVLTKSPAAPVLLVASVGVAWLCGGPSPFVYARRLHWRWGLPLFLAIVVPWNVAILIRSGGAYFDVAVGYHIVQRATQGLEEHGGFPGYYVVLGMATLLPWSALLPAALASAWSRRRETAAAGFLIGWAIGPLILLELVRTKLIHYYLPAVPALAVLVAWLLVRVLESPIALTSDRLVRLAGRVIGGVAATMAIGLAAAAVAVLPAPMRAPALTVAAIAAAGAVYLLRESAARRPRNALYGVVACTAAMEVVVAGWGLPAAEPYRASSLVGRRLAALEVTTGAAPALCTFKPPGAVYALGHPAPILKSRKDFLEHLARCGRFLMPLTPHELKLLQDDPAFDVQVHETVEGLSIEKVRNEILHLSVVRPAPESAPEVARPDSDELAR from the coding sequence GTGTCGTCCGCCCCGCCCGCCGACGAAGCCGCGCGCCAGAAAGGCCCGCCGCCCTCTCGCGACCGTCGATCGCCCCTGCGCGAAGCCCTGATGATCGGCCTGCTCGCGCTCACGCTCAACCTGGTGGGCAACGGCCGGGTGAGCCTGTGGGACCGCGACGAGCCCCGGTACGCCGGCGCGACCCGCGAGATGCGCGCCAGCGGCGACTGGGTCCACCCCACGTTCAACGCCGAGCCCCGCTACCACAAGCCGATCCTGATCTACTGGCTGATGCTCGCCGGCACGGCGCTGGGCGGCGACGGCCCGTTCGGCGCGCGGCTGGTCTCGGCGGTCATGGGGACGGCCACCGTGATCCTGGCCTGGGGCTGGACGAGGCGCGTTTTGGGCGCCCGCGCGGGGCGGCTGGCGGGGCTGGTGCTGGCGACGATGCCGCTCATGGTCGCCGAGTCGAAGCTCTGCACCACCGACGCGACGCTCGCCTTCTTCTACGTCGGCTGCCAGCTCGCGCTCTGGGAGCTGTGGACCCGGCCCTCGCGCGGGGCCGCGGCGGCCTTCTGGGCGCTGCTCGGCCTGGCGGTGCTCACGAAGTCGCCGGCCGCGCCCGTGCTGCTCGTCGCGTCGGTCGGCGTGGCCTGGCTCTGCGGCGGGCCCAGCCCGTTCGTCTACGCCCGCCGGCTGCACTGGCGGTGGGGACTGCCGCTCTTCCTGGCGATCGTCGTCCCCTGGAACGTGGCGATCCTGATCCGCTCGGGCGGGGCGTACTTCGACGTGGCCGTCGGCTACCACATCGTCCAGCGGGCCACGCAGGGCCTCGAGGAGCACGGCGGCTTCCCCGGCTATTACGTGGTGCTGGGGATGGCCACGCTGCTCCCCTGGTCGGCCCTCCTCCCGGCGGCCCTGGCGTCGGCCTGGAGCCGGCGGCGGGAGACGGCGGCGGCCGGGTTCCTGATCGGCTGGGCGATCGGCCCGCTGATCCTGCTGGAACTCGTGCGGACGAAGCTGATCCACTACTACCTGCCGGCCGTCCCCGCGCTGGCGGTGCTCGTCGCCTGGCTGCTGGTCCGCGTGCTCGAATCGCCGATCGCCCTGACTTCCGACCGCCTGGTCCGGCTCGCCGGCCGCGTGATCGGCGGCGTCGCCGCGACGATGGCGATCGGCCTGGCGGCGGCGGCCGTGGCCGTCCTGCCCGCTCCGATGCGCGCCCCGGCGCTGACCGTGGCTGCGATCGCGGCGGCCGGAGCGGTCTACCTGCTGCGCGAGTCCGCGGCCCGCCGGCCCCGCAACGCGCTGTACGGGGTCGTCGCCTGCACCGCCGCGATGGAGGTCGTCGTCGCCGGCTGGGGCCTGCCCGCGGCCGAGCCGTACCGCGCGTCGTCGCTGGTGGGGCGTCGCCTGGCGGCCCTCGAAGTTACGACCGGGGCCGCGCCCGCGCTCTGCACCTTCAAGCCCCCCGGGGCCGTCTACGCCCTGGGCCACCCCGCGCCGATCCTCAAGAGCCGCAAGGACTTCCTGGAACACCTCGCCCGCTGCGGCCGGTTCCTGATGCCGCTGACGCCCCACGAGCTGAAGCTGCTGCAGGACGATCCGGCGTTCGACGTGCAGGTCCACGAGACCGTCGAGGGCCTCAGCATCGAGAAGGTGCGCAACGAGATCCTCCACCTGTCCGTCGTCCGTCCCGCGCCCGAGTCCGCCCCGGAGGTCGCCAGGCCGGACTCGGACGAGCTGGCGCGCTGA
- a CDS encoding S41 family peptidase, producing the protein MIRRIDAVRLVVLLAVMLAAPARDVRGDDWPARGREVVAKVREYFYDLARAEAWAEKHAGYADEARDGDAFAAATRRALAELQASHTAYFTTDDPEYYGLASIFHGMAGMPPAEVESIGVDVAPGGFVRRVFAGSPAEAAGLRRGDEIVSADGRPFQPVASLRGRDGREVALEVRSRAGEEPRRVVVFPRRIDPGREWLDDQEMGARVVDRGGRRVALMRLFSAAGEAHQEAVRDAVAAKFADADALVLDLRGGWGGASPGFVSIFDRAPPVLEQVRRDGARAKYDPQWRKPLVLLVDGGSKSGKEVVAFAVRKHRLGAIVGENTGGAVLAGRGFPMGGGLLYLAVSDVLVDGERLEGRGVHPDVEASDRLPYAEGADPQLDAALDAAASPPPGPRPQP; encoded by the coding sequence ATGATTCGTAGAATCGACGCCGTCCGCCTCGTCGTCTTGCTCGCGGTCATGCTCGCCGCCCCGGCTCGCGACGTCCGCGGCGACGACTGGCCGGCGCGGGGGCGCGAGGTGGTCGCGAAGGTCCGCGAGTATTTCTACGACCTCGCCCGGGCCGAGGCCTGGGCCGAGAAGCACGCGGGCTACGCCGACGAGGCGCGCGATGGAGACGCGTTCGCGGCGGCGACGCGCCGGGCGCTGGCCGAATTGCAGGCGTCGCACACGGCGTATTTCACGACCGACGACCCGGAGTATTACGGCCTGGCGTCGATCTTCCACGGGATGGCGGGGATGCCGCCCGCGGAGGTCGAGTCGATCGGCGTGGACGTCGCGCCGGGGGGCTTCGTCCGGCGGGTCTTCGCGGGGAGTCCGGCGGAGGCGGCGGGGCTCCGTCGCGGGGACGAGATCGTCTCGGCCGACGGCCGGCCGTTCCAGCCCGTCGCCTCGCTCCGCGGGCGGGACGGCCGCGAGGTCGCTCTGGAGGTCCGCAGCCGCGCGGGCGAGGAGCCGCGACGGGTGGTCGTGTTCCCCCGGCGGATCGACCCCGGGCGCGAGTGGCTCGACGACCAGGAGATGGGCGCGCGGGTGGTGGATCGGGGCGGCAGGCGGGTCGCGCTGATGCGGCTCTTCTCGGCCGCCGGCGAGGCCCATCAGGAGGCCGTCCGCGACGCGGTCGCGGCGAAGTTCGCCGACGCCGACGCCCTGGTCCTGGACCTTCGCGGCGGCTGGGGAGGCGCCTCGCCGGGCTTCGTCTCGATCTTCGACCGCGCGCCCCCGGTCCTCGAACAGGTCCGCCGCGACGGCGCCCGGGCGAAGTACGATCCGCAATGGCGCAAGCCCCTGGTCCTGCTGGTCGACGGCGGGTCGAAGAGCGGCAAGGAGGTCGTCGCCTTCGCGGTCCGCAAGCACCGTCTGGGCGCGATCGTCGGCGAGAACACCGGAGGCGCGGTCCTGGCCGGCCGCGGCTTCCCGATGGGGGGCGGCCTGCTGTACCTGGCCGTTTCCGACGTCCTCGTCGACGGCGAACGGCTGGAAGGCCGCGGCGTTCACCCCGACGTCGAGGCCTCCGACCGACTCCCTTACGCCGAGGGGGCCGACCCCCAGCTCGACGCGGCCCTCGACGCCGCCGCGAGCCCGCCCCCCGGGCCGCGTCCGCAGCCCTGA
- a CDS encoding ribonuclease E inhibitor RraB produces the protein MDDDYPDDEDGDALRRVADLGVDMKRPMEIDFFVAVPSREAGEAFAQEAVQIGFLVEVFHDEDEDAWDCLCTSEMLPTHENVAAARRELDDLARPFGGLCDGWATTGEPADP, from the coding sequence ATGGACGACGACTATCCCGACGACGAAGACGGCGACGCCCTCCGGCGGGTGGCGGACCTGGGCGTCGACATGAAGCGGCCGATGGAGATCGACTTCTTCGTCGCCGTCCCGAGCCGCGAGGCGGGCGAGGCCTTCGCGCAGGAGGCCGTGCAGATCGGCTTCCTCGTCGAGGTCTTCCACGACGAGGACGAGGACGCCTGGGACTGCCTCTGCACCAGCGAGATGCTCCCCACCCACGAGAACGTCGCCGCCGCCCGCCGCGAGCTCGACGACCTCGCCCGTCCCTTCGGCGGCCTCTGCGACGGCTGGGCCACGACCGGCGAGCCGGCCGACCCCTGA